A stretch of DNA from Saccharospirillum mangrovi:
AAGGGCCTGAGGGGAATTTTTCACCATTCGATGCCGCGATCTGCCACCAGATCGAGCACCTTTTGCATGACTTGCTCAATGCTGCTCTCGGAAGTGTCGATGATCACGGCGTCGGCCGCCGGCTTTAACGGCGCTACCGCGCGGTTGGTGTCGCGTTCGTCACGCTCGACGATGTCTGCCAGAACGCGGTCGTAGTCGGCGCTGGCGCCACTGTCGCGTAATTGTTTATAGCGCCGGCGGGCCCGTTCATCGGCCGACGCGGTCATGAAGATCTTCAGATTGGCTTCCGGGAACACCACTGTGCCCATGTCGCGGCCATCGGCAATCAGTCCCGGTTCGGTGCGGAACGCCCGCTGGCGCTTGAGCAGTGCTTCCCGTACCCGACCGAACGCCGCCACGCGCGATGCGTTTGAACCGACTTCTTCGGTACGGATTTGCCGGGTAACGTCGTCACCTTCGAGCAAAATGATGATGGCGTTGCCTTCTTGCTGGAATCGTATGTCCAGGTGCTCGGCAATCACCGCCAAGGCGGATTCGTTATCGAAATCGACGCCATGGTTCATTGCTGCCAGCGCAGCCAGGCGGTAAAGCGCGCCGGAGTCGAGGTAATGCCAGCCAAACCGACTGGCCAGCAGACCGCTGACCGTGCCTTTGCCGACGCCGCCGGGTCCGTCCAATGTGATGACGGGTGCCTTGGAATTCATGTTATCTGTCCTGGTTGTCGTGGGTTTGCCGTCAGTCTTCCAATGTCACGGCATAACCAAGTTGTCCGACCGCTGCGCTGAAACCGGGATACGCCCCGAGCACTCGGCCGGCATTACGAATAATGACGGGTCGTCGCGTTACCTGGGCTGCGACCATAAACGCCAACGCGACCCTGGGGTCGCCGGCGCAATCGACAATGCCACCATCCAATGGCTGGCCGACCCGACCGCGGACTCTAACGTCCTCATCGGTCACTTCGATGTCAGCGCCCAACAACCGCAGCCCTTCGAGCATGCGCGTCAGTCGGTCGCTTTCTTTAAAGCGCAATTCGCCCAAACCGGCGAAACAGCTCTCGCCGTCTGCCAGCGCGGCCAGGACGAACAACAGTGGGAACTCGTCTATGGTTCGGCCGCTGAGGTGGGTGCCGTAGCTGCCCCCTTTGAGCGGCGCGCATCTTACCCGAAGATCGGCGACAGGTTCACCCCCCTGGTCACGAATATTGCTCATGACCACCGAGCCACCCATGTCTTTCAGAATGTCCAGAAAGCCCAAACGGCTGGGATTCACGCCCACAGAGGTCAATGTCAGATCGGAACCCGGTACCAGGGTCGCGGCGGCAAGGTGCACCGCTGCCAGTGAAAAATCCCCTGGTACGTCCAGATTCAGCGGCGGCAATTGCGATGCCGGCGCAAACACCAGAGCGTTGCCGCGGCTTTCCAGACGGCAGCCCAACTCCGCCAACAAACGTTCGGTGTGATCGCGACTGGGCGCCGGCTCGGTCAGTCGCACCGGCACACCGGCACACAGCGCCGCCAGCAAAATAGCCGACTTCACTTGTGCACTCGCCATCGGCAGATCGTAATCCAGTGGCTGCCACTGCTGGCCGGGCTGAATCAAAATGGGGGCGGTGCCGCTCGCCGTCAGCTCCAGGTGCGCGCCGAGTTCTGCCAGCGGCACTTGCAACCGCGCCATGGGTCGTTGATTCAACGACGCATCGCCAATCAATTCGCTGGCGAACGGCTGCGCCGACAGTACGCCAGCCAACAACCGCATCGAAGTAGCCGACTGGCCCAGGTACAGCGGACTGTCGGGCGCTTGCAAACCCGTCAATCCACGACCTTGAACGCGAATTTCGCCGTCATCCGCTTCGTCGATCACCACGCCCAGTTTGCGCAGCGCTTCCAGCGTGGTGCGATTGTCATCGTTTTCACCAAAGCCGCGAATGTGGCTATCGCCCTCAGCCAACGCCGCCAGAATGACCGCCCGATGCGAAATAGATCGGTCACCCGGCACAGCTAAAGTGCCCTGCAACCCGGCCGGTGCCGGGGCAACAATCAGGTTGCGGCGCGTATCGTCGCTGTGTCGCTGACGGCTTTGCAGGATCTGCGTGAAGTAGTCGCGTGCTGACTTGGCGCGGCCGAATACATCCAGCAAGGTTTTACCCTCGCCACGCTCAATGGCGCCGGCCAGGTTTTCCAGGTCCGACTGAAAGCGCCGCAGCACGCCCAAGGTGGCGTCTCGATTGGCCAGAAAGACGTCGTGCCACATGGTCGGATCGGACGCGGCAATGCGGGTGAAATCGCGGAAACCGCCGGCGGCATAGCGGAAAATCTCGCGGTTATCCGATTCCCGCGCCAACGTATCCACCAGAGAAAACGCCAACAGATGCGGTAAATGACTGGTCGCGGCCAACACTTCATCGTGGCGCGCCACCGACATGCTGACCACTTCCGCGCCCACCGCTTGCCACAAGCGAGTCAACAGCGCCACCGCCGCCGGATCGGACGATGGCAACGGCGTCAGAATCAATAAATGACGATCGAACAAATCCGCCTTGGCAGCATCAACGCCGGATCGTTCCGCACCAGCAATCGGATGGCCGGGTACGAAGCCCGCAGGCAAGTCGTCACCAAAAACCTCGCGGGCGGCGTCCACCACGCGACCTTTGACGCTGCCCACATCGGAAATCACAGTGTCGGCTCGCAAATACGGCTGCAGCGAACGCAGCACCGAACCCATAGCCAGCACCGGTACAGCCAGCAGTAAGACATCGAACTCAGGCACTGTCTCGA
This window harbors:
- the aroA gene encoding 3-phosphoshikimate 1-carboxyvinyltransferase; this encodes MTQATSALPRVLIVGLGLIGASFAKALRLSRSAQVFGMDAQPGVAERALELGIIDARVDSIETVPEFDVLLLAVPVLAMGSVLRSLQPYLRADTVISDVGSVKGRVVDAAREVFGDDLPAGFVPGHPIAGAERSGVDAAKADLFDRHLLILTPLPSSDPAAVALLTRLWQAVGAEVVSMSVARHDEVLAATSHLPHLLAFSLVDTLARESDNREIFRYAAGGFRDFTRIAASDPTMWHDVFLANRDATLGVLRRFQSDLENLAGAIERGEGKTLLDVFGRAKSARDYFTQILQSRQRHSDDTRRNLIVAPAPAGLQGTLAVPGDRSISHRAVILAALAEGDSHIRGFGENDDNRTTLEALRKLGVVIDEADDGEIRVQGRGLTGLQAPDSPLYLGQSATSMRLLAGVLSAQPFASELIGDASLNQRPMARLQVPLAELGAHLELTASGTAPILIQPGQQWQPLDYDLPMASAQVKSAILLAALCAGVPVRLTEPAPSRDHTERLLAELGCRLESRGNALVFAPASQLPPLNLDVPGDFSLAAVHLAAATLVPGSDLTLTSVGVNPSRLGFLDILKDMGGSVVMSNIRDQGGEPVADLRVRCAPLKGGSYGTHLSGRTIDEFPLLFVLAALADGESCFAGLGELRFKESDRLTRMLEGLRLLGADIEVTDEDVRVRGRVGQPLDGGIVDCAGDPRVALAFMVAAQVTRRPVIIRNAGRVLGAYPGFSAAVGQLGYAVTLED
- the cmk gene encoding (d)CMP kinase, producing MNSKAPVITLDGPGGVGKGTVSGLLASRFGWHYLDSGALYRLAALAAMNHGVDFDNESALAVIAEHLDIRFQQEGNAIIILLEGDDVTRQIRTEEVGSNASRVAAFGRVREALLKRQRAFRTEPGLIADGRDMGTVVFPEANLKIFMTASADERARRRYKQLRDSGASADYDRVLADIVERDERDTNRAVAPLKPAADAVIIDTSESSIEQVMQKVLDLVADRGIEW